The Triticum aestivum cultivar Chinese Spring chromosome 7B, IWGSC CS RefSeq v2.1, whole genome shotgun sequence genome window below encodes:
- the LOC123161981 gene encoding uncharacterized protein gives MAYHLRSASAPSSPRSSKPQVEQQLQSLSATISSPSATIDTTCEGLRKLADIYSHIENMMCTPSSQVTLCHTLQRLAVEAELGRSLVVLDLCNAMQETLMELKMTVQELLLLLKRGEDATCQVKAYTRLAKKAQNQFKKISKKTTSDKNDSRVVMLMAEAREITIPLLESISCILSKQIEMPKWSLVSKTLQKSKVACEEEQLWALECSIEDLESGVELLYRRLIQSRVSLLNALSS, from the coding sequence ATGGCTTACCATCTAAGATCTGCAAGCGCGCCTTCCAGCCCTCGCTCAAGCAAACCCCAAGTAGAGCAGCAGCTCCAGAGCCTGAGTGCAACCATCTCTTCACCCTCGGCGACCATCGATACGACATGTGAAGGTTTGAGGAAGCTGGCAGACATCTACAGCCACATCGAGAACATGATGTGCACACCAAGCAGCCAAGTCACCCTCTGCCATACCCTGCAAAGGTTAGCGGTGGAGGCAGAGCTTGGACGGTCCCTCGTCGTGCTCGACCTCTGCAACGCCATGCAGGAGACCTTGATGGAGCTGAAGATGACTGTCCAAGAGCTCTTGCTGCTTCTCAAGAGAGGAGAGGATGCAACTTGTCAAGTCAAGGCGTACACCCGGCTAGCCAAGAAAGCACAAAACCAGTTCAAGAAGATCAGCAAGAAGACTACTTCCGACAAGAACGATTCTAGGGTGGTGATGCTAATGGCAGAAGCAAGAGAGATCACCATTCCACTGCTCGAATCCATATCCTGCATCTTGTCGAAGCAAATTGAGATGCCCAAGTGGTCTCTTGTCTCCAAAACATTGCAGAAGAGCAAAGTTGCGTGCGAAGAGGAGCAATTGTGGGCATTGGAGTGCAGTATCGAAGATCTTGAGAGCGGAGTGGAACTTCTGTACAGGAGATTGATCCAGAGCAGAGTTTCTCTTCTCAATGCTCTTAGTTCGTAG
- the LOC123161983 gene encoding uncharacterized protein, with protein sequence MACHLRSASAPSSPRSSKPQVEQQLQSLSATISSPSATIDTTCEGLRKLADIYSCIEEMMCTPSNQVSLWRTLQRVAVEAELGRSLVVLDICNAMQETLMELKMTVQELLLVLKRGEDATCQVKAYIRLAKKAQKQFKKISKKSASDKNDSRVVMLMAEAREITFSLLESTSCILSKQIEMPKWSLVSKTLQKSKVVCEVEQLRALECSIEDLESGVELLYRRLIQNRVSLLNDLSL encoded by the coding sequence ATGGCTTGCCATCTAAGATCTGCTAGCGCGCCTTCCAGCCCTCGCTCAAGCAAACCCCAAGTAGAGCAGCAGCTCCAGAGCCTGAGTGCAACCATCTCTTCGCCCTCGGCGACCATCGATACGACATGCGAAGGTTTGAGGAAGCTGGCAGACATATACAGCTGCATTGAGGAGATGATGTGCACACCCAGCAACCAAGTCAGCCTCTGGAGGACCCTGCAAAGGGTGGCAGTGGAGGCAGAGCTAGGACGGTCCCTCGTCGTGCTCGACATCTGCAACGCCATGCAGGAGACCTTGATGGAGCTGAAGATGACTGTCCAAGAGCTCTTGTTGGTTCTCAAGAGAGGAGAGGATGCAACTTGTCAAGTCAAGGCGTACATCCGGCTAGCCAAGAAGGCACAAAAGCAGTTCAAGAAGATAAGCAAGAAAAGTGCTTCCGACAAGAACGATTCTAGGGTGGTGATGCTAATGGCAGAAGCGAGAGAGATCACCTTTTCACTGCTCGAATCCACATCCTGCATCTTGTCGAAGCAAATTGAGATGCCCAAGTGGTCTCTTGTCTCCAAAACATTGCAGAAGAGCAAAGTTGTATGCGAAGTGGAGCAATTGCGGGCATTGGAGTGCAGTATCGAAGATCTTGAGAGCGGAGTGGAACTTCTGTACAGGAGATTGATCCAGAACAGAGTTTCTCTCCTCAATGATCTTAGTTTGTAG
- the LOC123161982 gene encoding uncharacterized protein yields the protein MAYHLRSASTPSSPRSNKAEVEEQFQSLSTTISSPSATIGMMCDGLRRLGDIYSCIEKMMCTTSSQVSLCQTLQRLAVEAELGRSLVVLDLCNGMRESFMELKMTVQELLLALRRGDDVSSQVKAYVRQANKVQKQFKKISKKTASDKNDCRVVMLLAEAREITISLLEFTSSILSKQVEMPKWSLASKTFQRSKIVCQEEQLQALEHSIGDLESGVELLYRRLIQNRVSLLNVLSS from the coding sequence ATGGCTTACCATCTACGATCGGCAAGCACGCCTTCGAGCCCTCGCTCAAACAAAGCCGAGGTCGAGGAGCAGTTCCAGAGCCTGAGCACAACCATCTCTTCGCCCTCGGCGACCATCGGTATGATGTGTGATGGCTTGAGGAGGCTCGGTGACATCTACAGCTGCATCGAGAAGATGATGTGCACAACAAGCAGCCAAGTCAGCCTTTGCCAGACCCTTCAAAGGCTGGCAGTAGAGGCGGAGCTTGGACGGTCCCTCGTCGTACTCGACCTCTGCAACGGCATGCGGGAGAGCTTCATGGAATTGAAGATGACTGTCCAAGAGCTACTGCTGGCTCTTAGGAGAGGAGACGATGTGTCTTCTCAAGTCAAGGCATATGTCAGGCAGGCAAACAAGGTCCAAAAACAGTTCAAGAAGATCAGCAAGAAGACTGCTTCCGACAAGAACGACTGTAGGGTGGTGATGCTACTGGCAGAAGCGAGAGAGATCACCATTTCGCTGCTTGAATTCACATCCTCAATCTTGTCGAAGCAAGTTGAGATGCCCAAGTGGTCTCTTGCCTCCAAAACATTCCAGAGGAGCAAAATTGTGTGCCAAGAGGAGCAATTGCAAGCATTGGAGCATAGTATTGGAGATCTTGAGAGCGGAGTGGAACTTCTCTACAGGAGATTGATCCAGAACAGAGTTTCTCTTCTGAATGTTCTTAGCTCGTAG
- the LOC123161979 gene encoding uncharacterized protein — translation MIPFVYHRSYAASHPSSVYIGLKTRLYTPRQHLIFPPQVLTPSNSIQRLVSEADMAFALRSISLPSRHHTTEAEVQEDLHSLETSVSSSITIETMCDGLRRLGDIYSAVEEIIQLPSNQVCSSQQRKILDGETECSLELLDLCNNMQEIFVELKAIIQELQVALRKGDDATIQAKIQSYIRLVKKAGKQFKKTTRKATSDKMDCGMVSLLINAREMTISLLESVVHLLSKQIEVPKQSLVSKAFHKKKAVVCEEQLQDLECSIRDLESGAGHLFRKLIQSRVSLLNILSS, via the coding sequence atgattccctttgtctaccatcGAAGCTATGCTGCATCACATCCATCCTCTGTATATATAGGTCTCAAGACAAGACTATACACACCAAGACAACACTTGATCTTTCCTCCTCAAGTCCTCACTCCTTCCAACTCAATACAGAGATTAGTTTCCGAAGCAGATATGGCTTTTGCTCTAAGATCAATAAGCTTGCCTTCAAGGCATCACACCACTGAGGCGGAAGTACAAGAAGATCTGCACAGCCTAGAGACAAGTGTCTCTTCATCCATCACCATCGAGACGATGTGTGATGGCCTGCGGAGGCTTGGAGACATCTACAGTGCTGTTGAGGAGATCATCCAGTTGCCAAGCAACCAAGTCTGTTCCTCCCAGCAGAGGAAGATATTGGATGGAGAGACGGAATGTTCTCTCGAGCTTCTGGATCTCTGCAACAACATGCAAGAGATCTTCGTTGAGCTCAAGGCCATTATCCAAGAGCTGCAAGTGGCTCTAAGAAAAGGAGATGATGCAACCATCCAAGCCAAGATCCAGTCTTACATCAGACTGGTGAAGAAGGCTGGTAAACAATTCAAGAAGACTACCAGGAAGGCGACTTCGGACAAGATGGATTGCGGAATGGTCAGTCTATTGATCAACGCAAGGGAGATGACTATCTCTCTACTTGAGTCCGTGGTGCACCTTTTGTCCAAGCAAATCGAAGTGCCTAAACAGTCCCTAGTTTCCAAGGCATTTCACAAGAAAAAAGCTGTTGTTTGTGAGGAGCAATTGCAGGACTTAGAGTGCAGTATCAGGGATCTTGAGAGTGGAGCAGGACACCTGTTCCGGAAATTAATCCAGAGCAGAGTTTCTCTCCTAAACATACTTAGCTCATAG